The following are from one region of the Capsicum annuum cultivar UCD-10X-F1 chromosome 1, UCD10Xv1.1, whole genome shotgun sequence genome:
- the LOC107871207 gene encoding bZIP transcription factor 17 encodes MANSNPPSDQVILDDLELDLDLDLSFDDIIPPSEADAAAFLNPNPLTFPYSCLEPDRVDPNPNPVGQPGSQLIQTRAFKSSPELRHVSVDLSEADHSFGNQSSSGSHVLSPAADVSEYLNVSSLSPESESSNHEDLNCSSPESLGSGNCGSNIVNNSVTSSLNFVDSSIECGLVEHKVKLEEVNVKYSKCSSSILKRKKVSGDCLDLKDVSKYQKSDFVVECSNVNSGGDDDKKKARLMRNRESAQLSRQRKKHYVEELEDKVRTMHSTIQDLNVKISYIMSENASLRSQMGCSSVALQMPPPPPGMYPNPGVMYPWMHCAPPYMVKPQGSQVPLVPIPRLKPQAAAPPSKSSKKVENKKTEVKTKRVASVSFLGLLFFMLLFGGLVPIVNLRYSGLKEPLTSRDFSRSGYSERHHGRVLAVDRLVNKSSYSGHHNGRDYGDNCSRQVQRVNVQPNCNRGANEFVRSGNGSEPLMASLYVPRNDKLVKIDGNLIIHSVLASEKAMASHRNGDRKINVETGLTVSRDLPPAFPGRHPHNYRSPADGKRALGSGDKEKAKSTMQEWFLEGVAGPMLSSGLCTEVFQFDVSSSPGAIVPAATVRNVSTEEGQNATRTKGRNRRILNGLSVPVTHNISEEHEGRTGKEDDLAGNSSVSSMVVSVLVDPREAGDGDGMIGRKSISRIFVVVLMDSVKYVTYSCMLPFKGSIPLVTT; translated from the exons ATGGCGAATTCAAATCCTCCATCAGACCAAGTCATTCTTGACGACCTCGAACTCGACCTCGATCTCGACTTATCATTCGACGACATCATCCCTCCATCCGAAGCTGATGCTGCAGCTTTTCTCAACCCGAATCCTCTCACTTTTCCCTATTCATGTTTGGAACCCGATCGGGTTGACCCGAATCCGAATCCAGTGGGTCAACCCGGGAGTCAACTGATCCAAACCCGAGCATTCAAATCCTCGCCGGAACTACGTCATGTTTCCGTCGACCTGTCGGAGGCAGATCATAGCTTCGGTAATCAAAGTTCCAGTGGATCCCATGTTTTGAGCCCCGCAGCCGATGTCTCTGAATACCTCAATGTGTCATCGCTGTCGCCGGAATCGGAGTCGTCTAATCACGAGGATTTGAACTGCTCTTCACCAGAGTCACTAGGTTCGGGCAATTGTGGCTCCAACATCGTGAATAATTCGGTAACTTCTTCTCTGAATTTCGTGGATAGTTCAATTGAATGTGGTTTAGTAGAACATAAGGTTAAATTAGAGGAAGTTAACGTGAAATATAGTAAGTGTAGTAGCTCAATTTTGAAGAGGAAAAAAGTGAGTGGAGATTGTTTAGATTTAAAGGATGTTAGCAAATACCAAAAGTCTGATTTTGTAGTTGAGTGTAGCAATGTTAATAGTGGCGGAGATGATGATAAGAAGAAAGCGAGATTAATGAGGAATAGGGAAAGTGCTCAGTTGTCGAGGCAAAGGAAGAAGCATTATGTTGAGGAGTTGGAGGATAAGGTGAGGACAATGCATTCAACAATCCAAGATTTGAATGTTAAGATATCGTATATAATGTCGGAGAATGCGAGTTTAAGGTCACAGATGGGTTGCTCTAGCGTGGCTCTGCAGATGCCACCACCACCCCCTGGGATGTACCCAAATCCTGGAGTGATGTATCCTTGGATGCATTGTGCTCCACCTTATATGGTGAAGCCACAAGGATCACAAGTGCCTTTGGTTCCTATTCCGAGGTTGAAACCACAAGCAGCAGCACCTCCATCTAAGAGTAGTAAGAAAGTAGAGAATAAGAAGACCGAGGTGAAAACCAAGAGGGTTGCGAGTGTTAGTTTCCTTGGTTTGTTGTTCTTCATGCTTCTATTTGGTGGATTGGTTCCTATAGTAAATTTGAGATATAGTGGATTGAAAGAACCTTTAACAAGTCGAGATTTTTCTCGAAGTGGGTACAGCGAAAGGCATCATGGAAGAGTTTTGGCCGTCGATAGGCTAGTTAATAAGAGTAGTTATTCAGGGCATCATAATGGGAGGGATTACGGGGATAATTGCAGTCGGCAAGTTCAGAGAGTAAATGTTCAGCCAAATTGCAATAGAGGCGCAAATGAGTTCGTCCGCTCAGGCAATGGTAGTGAGCCTCTAATGGCCTCTTTGTATGTTCCCAGGAATGATAAacttgtgaagattgatggaaactTGATAATTCATTCTGTTTTGGCAAGTGAGAAAGCCATGGCATCACATAGAAATGGAGATAGGAAGATCAATGTAGAGACAGGTCTTACAGTTTCTAGAGATTTGCCCCCTGCCTTCCCAGGGCGTCATCCCCACAATTACCGTAGTCCTGCTGATGGGAAACGGGCTCTTGGATCTGGGGATAAAGAGAAAGCTAAGTCAACTATGCAGGAATGGTTCCTTGAAGGTGTTGCTG GGCCTATGTTGAGCTCAGGCCTGTGTACTGAAGTCTTCCAGTTTGATGTGTCTTCATCTCCAGGAGCCATCGTTCCTGCAGCCACTGTTAGGAATGTTTCTACGGAAGAGGGGCAGAATGCTACACGCACCAAGGGAAGAAATAGAAGAATCCTTAATGGTCTTTCTGTTCCTGTTACACACAACATATCTGAAGAACATGAAGGAAGAACTGGAAAAGAAGATGACCTTGCTGGAAATAGTTCAGTTTCTTCAATGGTTGTCTCCGTGCTAGTTGATCCACGAGAGGCAGGTGATGGTGATGGGATGATTGGACGAAAATCCATCTCTCGgatttttgttgttgtgttgATGGATAGCGTGAAGTATGTCACGTATTCCTGCATGCTTCCTTTTAAAGGATCTATTCCTCTAGTGACTACCTGA